GGTGCGAGTGGAGGAAAGCATTTTTTATCAAATAGTTAGATTCTATTGGCGGGATGGAGCCGGGGCTGCGTCCTGCTGGAAAAGGATGGGTGGAGGCATTCGCCGATACACGGACGGTATGGTTTTCCGGAATTTGTGCGATGCGGAAAAGGCGCGCCGGATGGGGAGGGGCGCTACCGTGGGGATGGGTTAGCGAAGGGGTTGGGTATTTCCCTCTCCCCCCCCCGGGAGAGGGTTAGGGTGAGGGGGACGCATGNCTTCAAGCCTTCGCGCGCTCATCGCCGTCCGGGCGGGCGCCGTTCTGGTGATGGTGGGCGGCGGAGAAGGCGCGTTCCAGGCGGCGGGGCGCACGGATCAGGTGCAGGTAGAGCTCGTCGAACTGGCCGATGGAGGCCAACTGCCGCACGTCGTTGACGGTGATGCGCTGGCCGTTCAATTCGATCAGGCCGCTTTCGCGCAGGCGGCGGAGGGTGCGGTTGATGTGGACGATGCTGAGTCCCAGCGCGTCGGCCAGGATCTCCTGGGTCACCGGCAGCACGAAATGTCCGTCGGTCGCCATGTTGACGATGCTGAGCCGGCGCAGAAGCTCCACGATCAGGTGGGCGGTGCGCTCCAGAGCGGTGCGCCGGCCCAGGCTGAGCAGCCGTTCGGCGACGATGGCCTCCTCCCGCGCGCCCGACCAGGCGAGGGCGGCGGCAAGGCGGGGAAAGGAGCGGAAAAGTTCGCCGATCCGTTCGGGCGGAAAGCTCGCCACTTCCACCGCGGTCAGGGTGGTGACGCTGTGGTCGGCGGATTCGAACAGCGTGCAATACATGCCGATGAGATCGCCGGGCAGGACGAAGTTCACCACCTGGCGGCGGCCGTCGGGCAAGGCTTTGTGACGGATCGCCCAGCCGTCGCGCATGATACGGACATCCCGGTATCTTTCGCCCTGCTGGAGAAGATCCGTCCGGGGCGGCTCACGCACGATTGTCCTCTCAAGATCGGAAAGGTACAATTTTTCCTCATCCGACAGAACGAGGTAGCTGCTCAATTTGAGCCACAATGGAGTGGGCTCGAGGGCGCGGCTCGCCAGGGCGCGAGTCATGATCGTCTCTTTGCCTTCTTTGTCCTAATATTGGCATCTTGATGAACACATGCGAAGTTCAACCGGTTCCGCGTGGTGTCGAACGTTTAGGGCTTTCGTCAAAACGGGCTACAACATAGGTTAATCGCCCTGAGATTTTCTTCGAACGTGGTGTGACGCGCCACAGGCCCCTCTGTTGATCCTATGCCTTTTGCGATGTCGGATAGGCAGCGCCGACATCGGGGTGGTGCAAGGAACAACCGGACGGGGGGTATGATGACGGCGGAGGAAGAGGCGGCGGGCATGGCCGCTCTCTCGATTTGTGAATCGCTGGTGATCGCGATGGTTGAAAAGGGCCTCTTCACGGTCGAGGAGGCTCGGGGCGCGCTGGAGGATGCCGCGGCGGCCCATCAGCGGCAGGAGACACGAGATCCGGCCCGCCCCCAGGACATGGCGGTGCGCGCCATAGAGCGGCTCGCCCTCCAGGTCGATGCCGCTACGCAGTCACGGAGCGGTTAGCGCGCAGAGGACGGGAAGCGGCCGGCCGGCGCGCTCAGCCCGGCAGGATGGCTGGGTTGCGGCGGCCGGCGCCCTCTGGTGCGGGATCGCGACCGGGCCCATCCAGCAGCGCGTCGCTCAGCAGTTGGGCCACCTCCTTGGCGGCGATGGGCTTGTGCAGGATGCGGTAGCCGCTGGCCTGGGCATCGGCGATGCGTTCGGGCGCCGTGTCGCCGGTCAGGACGACGCTGAGCGGCGATGCCTGCCCCTGTTCCGTCAGCGCCGCCTCCACCGCGTGGATGGCCTGCAGCCCGGTGGCCCCCGCCTCCAAACGGTAGTCGGCGATCACCAGGTCGGGCGGGCGCGGCTGGTCCCGCAACAGGTGGAGCGCATGGCCGGCGCTGTCCGCCGCGATCGCCCGCCAGCCGAGATCCTCGATCAGCAGGGTCAGCCCCTCGCGCACCAGCGGGTCGTCGTCGATCACCAGCGCGATGCCGCGTCCCGGTTGCGGGGCATCGGCCGCGGTTTCCGCCGCAGGGGCGGCGGGCTTCGGGGGCAGGGCCGGCATCGGGATTTCCAGCGTGAAGCAGGAGCCGCGGTTGGGCCGGGATGCGACATGCACCCGGTATCCCAGCAGCCGGGCCAGCCGGTCGACGATGGCGAGCCCCAGCCCCAGCCCCTTGCCGCGGTCCCGGGTGGGGTTGGAGATCTGGTAGAACTCGTGGAAGATGCGTTCCAGATGCTCCGGCGGGATGCCGATGCCGGTGTCGAAGATCTGGATGCGCAAGCGCCCGCGGCCGTGACGGCACCCCAGCAGGATGCGGCCCCGGTCGGTGTAGCGCAGCGCGTTCTCCACCAGATTGCGGATGATCCGCTCCAGCAGGGCCGGGTCGGCGGTCAGCGTCACGCCGGTGGGCACGCTGCGGAAGGCGATGCCCTTCTCCGCGGCACGGAGCCGGTACTCCTCTTCCAGCCGGGCGAAGATGGCGCCGAGCGACACCGTCTGCACGTTGGGGGAGACGGTGCCGGCATCCAGTTTCGAGATGTCCAGGATGGCGTCGAGCAGCCGGCACAGCGCATCCATCGACGCCTCGATGCTGCCGACCAGTGCGGAGGCGGGATGGTCGCCCAGTCTCAGCGCCAGCGCCGAGGTCAGCAGGACCAGCGACTGCACCGGCTGACGCAGATCGTGGCTGGCGGCGGCCAGGAAATGGGTCTTGGCGGCGTTGGCGCGCTCGGCCACCATCAGCGCCATCACCGCCTCCTGCCGCGAGCGTTCCTCCTCGTTGCGGGCGCTCTCGGCCTCGGCGCGCGCCTGTTCGGCCCGTTCGGCCAGCGTGCGCTGGATGGTGATCTCCTCCGCCGCGCGCATCTCGCGCTCGCGCTGGATCGCCGCGATATGGTCCAGCATGGCGTTGAAGCCGCGGGCCAGTGCCGACACCTCGTCGTTGCCGCGCACCTGGGCGCGCTGACCGGTGAAACCGTCGGTGGCGATGGCGCCCGCCAGCCTTTCCAGCTCGCGCAGGGACCGTGTCATGTGGGTGCCGACGGCGCGGCTGCCGATATAGATCGCCAGCAGGGCAGCGGCGGCGACCAGCCCGTATGCCGGCAGCATCCAGGACAGCAGGGTGGCGGCCCGCGTGCCCGGTGCCTTCAGCCGCAACTGCAATCCAAGCGCCGAAAGCCGGTCCGGCACGGTGAGCGGGACGGTCACCGCGATCATGTCCGGGGCCAGCGGCGGCGGCTCTTCAGAAGCGTGCAGTAGGTCCGCTTCCGGATGCAGCACAAGGGAGTCGAGCGGCACCTTGTAGAGCAGTGCCCCTTCCGGCGACCTCGTGCGGGAATAGATCAGCATCTCCGCCGCCAGCAGGTACTCGGTATCGTCCTGGCGGATCACGGTGGCGGCCGGTTTCCCGGCGGCGATGGCCGCACGCAGCCAGGTCATGTCGGCGGGAACCATGGACAGCGTGCCTGACCGACGCCCGTTGTCGGCGATCCGCTCCCCTTCGAAATCGGTGAAGAGGATGGCCACCGGCACGCTGGCGATGTGGTTGAAGCTGCCCAGGAAGGGGACCAGATAGGTTTCCTTGCCCGCGGAATCGACCAGCGCCGTGGCGAGCACGCTGTTGCCGGCCAAATCGCGCATGGTGGTGACCAGCGTGTCGAGCAGCCCTTCGGTCTGGCGGGCGGCGAGGCTTGCGTTCGCCTCCACATTGGCGAGATGCTGGCGCGCCAGATGGCGGCTCGACACCACATAGAGGCTGGCGCCGATCAGGATGGCGATCAGCACGCCCAGCATCAGCGACACCAGCGCGAAACGGCGGGCCAGACGCCCGGAGGTCAGCATCCGCTGTGTCGCGCTTGGAATGGCGCTCGGGGGGATG
This genomic stretch from Azospirillum humicireducens harbors:
- a CDS encoding Crp/Fnr family transcriptional regulator, whose product is MTRALASRALEPTPLWLKLSSYLVLSDEEKLYLSDLERTIVREPPRTDLLQQGERYRDVRIMRDGWAIRHKALPDGRRQVVNFVLPGDLIGMYCTLFESADHSVTTLTAVEVASFPPERIGELFRSFPRLAAALAWSGAREEAIVAERLLSLGRRTALERTAHLIVELLRRLSIVNMATDGHFVLPVTQEILADALGLSIVHINRTLRRLRESGLIELNGQRITVNDVRQLASIGQFDELYLHLIRAPRRLERAFSAAHHHQNGARPDGDERAKA
- a CDS encoding ATP-binding protein; this translates as MTGPDPHRFPSAIPPSAIPSATQRMLTSGRLARRFALVSLMLGVLIAILIGASLYVVSSRHLARQHLANVEANASLAARQTEGLLDTLVTTMRDLAGNSVLATALVDSAGKETYLVPFLGSFNHIASVPVAILFTDFEGERIADNGRRSGTLSMVPADMTWLRAAIAAGKPAATVIRQDDTEYLLAAEMLIYSRTRSPEGALLYKVPLDSLVLHPEADLLHASEEPPPLAPDMIAVTVPLTVPDRLSALGLQLRLKAPGTRAATLLSWMLPAYGLVAAAALLAIYIGSRAVGTHMTRSLRELERLAGAIATDGFTGQRAQVRGNDEVSALARGFNAMLDHIAAIQREREMRAAEEITIQRTLAERAEQARAEAESARNEEERSRQEAVMALMVAERANAAKTHFLAAASHDLRQPVQSLVLLTSALALRLGDHPASALVGSIEASMDALCRLLDAILDISKLDAGTVSPNVQTVSLGAIFARLEEEYRLRAAEKGIAFRSVPTGVTLTADPALLERIIRNLVENALRYTDRGRILLGCRHGRGRLRIQIFDTGIGIPPEHLERIFHEFYQISNPTRDRGKGLGLGLAIVDRLARLLGYRVHVASRPNRGSCFTLEIPMPALPPKPAAPAAETAADAPQPGRGIALVIDDDPLVREGLTLLIEDLGWRAIAADSAGHALHLLRDQPRPPDLVIADYRLEAGATGLQAIHAVEAALTEQGQASPLSVVLTGDTAPERIADAQASGYRILHKPIAAKEVAQLLSDALLDGPGRDPAPEGAGRRNPAILPG